TATTCAAGTTGAGTTCATTATAGCGAGTAAGATCACTTTTTAATGCCCGCAGTAGAGAATGGATGACAGCAGATGAGAGTAAAATAACGATAACAGAAAAGCCTATCAAGGAAAACCATTGGATTTGCGGGTCATAAATATGCAGATACTTGTCCCATCTCGTAGCCCAAACTGTAGCAGAAGCAACAAATTTAACGGAATAGGTAAAGTAGACTTCGTTATCTCTATCCTCGTGAAGAGTCAAAGGCTTCCTCGTTCTAGAGCAGGATCCAGGTGACGATCTTTCGATGGATACAGGATTCACAGTAACACCAACAATACGGTAACTGTCATTACCACGCTCATGGAATTCCACCACGATCTCAAAATGATTGACGAAGTAAGGTAATTCTACCGTTTTGACGGGGTTGGGCCTTATGTTCTTAGGACTCCGGATATGTAACGTGGCACCGGCGTTTGAGGCGTCCATATCAGCTTCTTCCATTGTATTGGGGACCGTCTCATCGCCGACGGTTTGTATAACGTCTGTGAAACCTAACTCAAATCCTGTACCGTAATAGTTCGTTTTTGTTCTGCTATCGTAAACGCTCCTTGCTGCTGGCAATCCATCCACAAGccaattttggaaaaaaccACTTATAATTAGTCTATTAATGAACTCGGCATCTCTGCCTGGAATTGTACCTTTACAAAGAGCAACACATTCCTTCTCCTCCAGCATCCTCAACTGGAACGGAGAATTGTAAATTCTGTCGCCAAATATGACTGAACCCAACGACTCCGGCTGCTTCTCAACATGCTCCGGTCTGCAAAAATGAAACCTTTCATTATAGTAGTCATAGGAGTAAAGGAAATGTTCTTTATCGCTAGAGATATCATTACCGTTTTCGTCTTGATGCTGAAAGTAAATGGATGGAGTCAAGCGATTAACCAATAGTGGAATTTCATCGTTTGAGTGATATGTGGTGGGAGATAATCCGGGCAAAGAGAACGCCTTGGCTACAGGaatataagaaagaagtGCCAGCCAAATACTCTGTTTCATTACGAAATTTTGgctgtatatatatgtatcAACATAGGCGCTGgatctcttcttcttgtaaGTTTAGGGTCCTCAACATTATTCAACtgtaaacaaaaacttGCAATTTCTTCGGACAAATATCAGAAAGGCTAATGGATGGGCAGGTAACTGAGTTAAAGTAGCTCAAACAAATAGAAAACTTTTATACTTCAAGTCATTATAGACCCCAAATTGATGAATAATGGTTTTTTCGTATGAGCATTATATGAATCTACTTTTCCATTTGGATAATAGTGAAGAGATAGTGCCTCCGGAGATTGCGAAAAGGATAGTTTCTAATGCTATAGCTCCGGTGATAACAGTTACTTCCACCCCACTTTTTGACAAACATATTCAGGAGACGTACAATGTCGATTCTCTGTACATGCTGCTACGATTCTTCGGTGGTTGTGTCTCTGACAGAGATCAAGCCAATGAAGGTAAAGTTGGACCCAATGAACATGAGGTGAGTGATACTAGCGTCTCAATGGAATCGCTTtccaaaaatcaaaacttAGGAGTCCCCAATGCGTTGAAGAAAGGTAGCCGCAGCAGGTCAAATAGTCTTTTCCAGAGGGATTCAACGCAATCTCAGTATATTAGATTTACAAGACCGTTGGGTGATCTGATCGAAACAAGGGACACCAATGATATGCTGTTTAATTATCATTCTTTGGAAGTGTATTTAGAtaattatttgaaattagTTACCGAAAATACGAATGAAACGGCTCCCCACGATCTTTTAAAGAAGTCCATTTAccatagttttttttcgttgGCAATTTCTTCCACAAATAACTTATCACCTTACGAAACCTTTAATCATCCGATCCTTTCCTTGATTGCATTAGATATTTCAAATGGTGAAGTATATGAGGATGCAAGAGATCTTTTGGTTAATTTCAAGAACCTTAATCATAACACCGAAAACTTTCCTATTTTCATGAATACAAATGAAATGCTTCCAGTTTTCTTAATATGCTATAATGACGAATCCCAAGAAGAATTCGAAAAATGTCAGGCTTTGGctaaaaaattaaaaaaacaattgTTTGTCGAgagcatttttttacccCTCTGGAAAGAATCTTTCATTGACGATGAAAACTCAAGTATTAAATTGCATCAACCAGTGATGTCATCGCTTGAAGAaatacttttctttctacaGGCTCCAACTCAAACAACGCTTTCCCTAcctttgataaattcaatTTATGATATTCTCGACTATTTGGTTTACGATTTAATGATACCGTTtatgaagagaaaagtgTCATTTTGGGAAGAGACGATCTTACAGCCAAGAAAGTCGCTGTTTAATGGtgcaaaatttttcaaaaaattcatgaaTAAGAATCCTGCCAACGGCAGTCATCAACATAACTCTCTAACGAGAGACCGCCAAGGTAATgagtatttttcatcttcatcttctgaaTTTTTGATGAGGAAATTGGCAGATTGGTCTATGATGCTCTCCGACTTCAAAACTGCCTATTCCACATACGAATCACTAATGGACGATTTAGATGCTTTTCCCAAATATCTGGCTTCGTGCATTGAATGGTGCGCAGTATCACTGCTGATGGGCGCACAAAGCATAGTCACCGTGAAGATgattaaaaatgatataAATCCCTTAATTGAGAGAGCTTTGGCCACATACGAAAAGTGCTCGCAAATTCAGCGTCATAAAGGCAAAGAGTTGTCCTCTTCAAGCGTTACAGAGCCTGTACGTTCATATGAGACGCGTTGTATGATTTTGGCTTCTGAgttatttttatctttaaGTGATACGTGGACGTCTACACCTTATGCTATTCAGTATCTGGAAACTATTTTAGATGAGTGTAAGTTGGGACCCTGCTCACAAATCATGATTTGGGAGAGACTCAGTGACTGCTATAATTTGAGAGTTGACCCTAGAATTAAACATAGAGTTGGagtgatgaaaaaaagctttAAGGAAACTGAGGACCTCCGAAATGGCGACGAGCACTACACAGACCATTTTATAGAGGAAGACATATTATCCGAGGGCTTAACAAGAAGACGCAAGGCAGCTTTTTTTAGATTAATCGCAGCCAAGAAATGGGCAGAACAAAAACACTGGAGGCAGGTTTCTTGGTGTTTGAAAGACATTGAAAGCACGTATTCAGAgataaaatttttacaTTGTAATGACTCAATCTTAAGTAAGTTGAAGAGTCAACTCAATCTAAAGGATCTGGATTCAGCGCCAGGACCAACCGAGAAAAATCCAACTACGACAAGCATTAATTTTATAGAATGACTCTTTTCTATAGAAAGGTGATAGTTTGAGTATAAAGTCTATGTATGAACCTTATAGAGTTTTTTTCGAGACATTTCGTTTCGTGATAAAAGCATTtaatatatttttttcccctcCAAAATCATTTCCATCGGTCGCAATGTTAACTCTGCAAAAACCCCAGGTGGCTGCTTTTGTTTACTTACTAAATGACTCCTCTAAATTATCTACCATATGTCTGTATCTTTTCTGAGTTTCAGCCATATCAAGGAAAATTTGGTACTTTGTATCTAGAAGGATTCTATCTGGATGTGTTGCCTTGTTAGGATTCACCGCTTTTGCATCACCCGTTAGCTCTTGCATAACTTTCCATAGAATACCTGTGCCACGgtaccttttttcttccaagcTTCTGAGTGCTACAGTATTCAGGGTGCCCTTGCTACTTTCTTCAGAGGACATATCACCTCGTGATTGCTTAgaaattgttgaagaatGCCTATTCATTGTATCGGGGGCACTTGAGATCGAATTTGGTAAGTTATAAGAGCAGGTTACATCACTTGCCAAGTTTTGATGTCGCATTGCTGAATTCTGTGGCGATGGATAtgaattgatgaaaaattcctGTGCCgaggaagatttttttgttgtgaGAGTTCTTCTTCCCTTGGCTAAATCAAAAGCTTCGCTTGCGGCAGCTCCAAGTAGAGCGGAGCCAAATACAACTGCACCGTCAATGTACCGCGGAATCACAATCGGGAGACCGGAACAATCAGCCAACAATCTCGTTAGTAGGTCATTTCGACACTGCCCACCCGACATGAAAATAGCATCAATTTTGTGACCACTTTTCAACATTACTTCAACAATTTGTCTTGTCTGCTGTGATATGAATTCACATGCGCTCAAATAAGTAATTGCAAGATCTTCAACTGAATTATCCATAGATTGCCCTATAATACAAGCACGCATATTTGAATCCGCTATAGGTGACCGATTACCGTGATAGTCaccataaaaaaatagatgTCTGGCCAAAGATATAACAGATCTCTCATTACGTTTCTTAACCATGGTCTCGAGCATTGAGTTCAAgtattcaaattttgataCGCCTGCTGCGTTCGTCAATTGGGATAGTTCAGTATAAGCTGGATGGATTTTTATAACATGATCTAAAAGAACCCCCGTACAGCTTTGGCCGCCTTCCGCAGCCCAGAAACCTCTTGCAAGAACATCTCTATAGGGTCCCCAGATACCGTGAACAAAGATCGGATCCTTTGACAACAAAATATGGCATGTGGATGTACCTGCAACAGCAGCCAGTCTACCAATAGCGCCGTTGTAATTATACGtattatcttcattttccgCAAGACCTCTGATTGGCGATTCTGGCTTGGCGGCTACAGTCCCAACCCAGCCTGCATATGCATCAATGAGTCCTGAGCTCACCACACAATTCTCCGTCAAACCTAGCTCGCGGGCAGCTTTCCAATCTAACGAACCAATACATTCGCCTGCGctcagaaaattttttttatgccTTAACGATCCGCCTAGTTTCTCAAAGTCGCTTTCTATAAGCTCTGAGAGGCCAATAGTGTTCAGAAATTCTTCAGACCAACCCAGATTGGACCCTTCTACACCAGCTGGTAGGAACCCCTGTTTACAAACGGCAGAAGAGAATGAcctgttttctttgcccGTGGCTTTGAATGTCAAGTAATCTGGGAggtcaaaaaatttgcaatcttgaaaaagttcaGATCTTAAGTTGTTCTTCAACCATTTGATTTTAGGAATTTCCATCTCAACAGACATTTGGCCTCCAACATATTTCAAACATTTATCTTCAGAAGAgttgatttcttcagtCTCCTTCATAGCTCTGTGATCCATCCATAATATGATGTTCTGATCATTCTTGGTGAAATCAGGTCCGACCGCGACTCCTTTAGCGTCAGTGGCTGATACAACTACTAGAGAACAAGTTGCATCAAAGCCCATGCCATGAACTCTGTCCGGATCAACTCTTGATTCCTGAATAACCGCTTTAACACAATGACAAACGGCATCCCAAATTTCTCTGGAAGACTGAGTAATAAAATTCGGCCTCAATTCTTCCCTTTTTATGGGCTTTTCAGCTAATGATAACATGTTACCAGATTGGTCAATAATACAGGCTCTTGCAGAGCCTGTACCCACATCTACACCAACATAAAATTTTACTTCAGGATCTTTCAGGGGAATGGTAGataatgatattttctttgatggtGACACTTCCAAATGGCATGTTTTAATTTGCATTCTGCGTCGGAGTTTTTTTACATACATATTCTCTTGTTAATGTCCTTGGGGGAACAAGTCTATGTATTAATCTGGCCTCTCCTACAACTTTTCATTGTGCTCAGCGGTCTGGGTGTGCAGCTTTGTATGGCTAGTGATACTGACCGCTTGTTCTAAACCATAGCATGCCACCTCTTGACGGAGGATACAGTCTCTTGACCATGATAAAAAGTTGTTACAACGCTCCAGAGGTAAAAACTTATGTGCACACTAAAGCTTAGTAAgattatgattttttttaatgctTCCTTCTCTATGAATCTTCAATCAGAACTATCTGCACGAAGCATTGATCctttccaatttttcgCGGtatagtgaaaaaaaaattacaaaatCATTCCTCATCGCTTGAAAGTGTTTTAGTTGCATTAGATGTAAGCCCCAGAAAGAATTATTCTACAGGTAGATATTGAAAACGACAAAATGACGAATTCGCGCTACAATGGCGCCTTGtttgatgatggtgatgattCGTTACCATCAGGATCAGTTACAAGGAAGTCATCTCCGCAGATGAGAAAAACAACGTCACCTAGGGAATCGAGGGAACCTTTGAAGGATCGCCTATTGATACTTCCATCGATGGGGGAATCATATACTGCATATGTGGACTCTTACTTGAACTTGGAGTTATTGGAAAGAGGAGAAAGAGAAACACCAATTTTTCTCGAGTCATTGACAAGGCAATTAACCCAACAAATATACGAATTAATAAAGACAAAATCCTTAACAGCGGACACTTTGCAGCAGATTAGTGATAAATACGATGGTGTAGTGGCAGAAAATAagcttttgtttttgcaaAGACAATATTATGTCGATAATGAAGGAAACGTCAGAGATGGACGAAATAACGATAAAATTTATTGTGAACCAAAACATATCTATGACATGGTAATGGCAACGCATTTGATGAATAAGCATCTTAGAGGTAAAACGTTACattcctttttgttttctcaTTTTGCAAATACAAGTCATGCCATCATTGATTGGGTCCAGcaattttgttcaaaatgtaataaaaagggaaaaatcAAGCCCTTGAAGGAATATAAACGTCCTGACATGTATGATAAATTACTACCAATGGAGAGAATCCACATTGAGGTATTCGAACCCTTCACCGGAGGAGCAATTGAAGGAAAGTATCCTTATGTTTTATTGTGCAGAGACTATCGTTCAAGTTTCATGTGGTTATTGCCATTAAAGAGTACTAAATTCAAGCATCTAATCCCTGTAATCTCTTCACTTTTCTTATCATTTGCCAGAGTTCCAATTTTTGTAACATCAAGCACTTTAGATAAAGATGATCTTTACGATATATGTGAAGAGATTGCATCAAAATATGGTCTTTGTATAGGCTTAGGCTTAAAAAGTTCAGCAAGATTTCATACAGGCGGCATACTGTGTATTCAGTATGCCTTGAATAGCTATAAAGAAGAATGTTTAGCTGACTGGGGTAAATGCTTAAGATATGGCCCTTACAGGTTCAACAGAAGAAGGAACAAGAGAACGAAGCGTAAACCTGCGCAAGTACTACTTAGTGAAGTTCCTGGACACAATGCAAAGTTCGAGACTAAGAGGGAAAGGGTCATAGAGAACACGTATTCCCGCAATATGTTCAAGATGGCAGGTGGTAAAGGTCTTATATATCTGGAAGATGTTAACACTTTTGCGTTGGCTAACGAAGCGGAGAACAACGGCAATAACAACAGAAACCATCCTGACAAtaattttggaaatgatgactttgaagaagaggtaCAGAAGCAGTTCGATCTAACCGAACAGAATTATATCGACGAATACGACGACCTGGCGCATGATTCGTCAGAAGGTGAATTTGAACCTAACACCTTGACTCCAGAGGAAAAGGCTTCCCATATTGTTGAGGAGAAGCGAATAGGATCAACCAGCGAGACGACGGATCTTGATGGAAATACGAAGCAAGAAGTGGATGAGCCTGAAGAAGTTAATCATAATATTGAGGAAACTGATGGTACACGGCAAGCGGACCCACAAGTGGATCAAAGCGTAGAAATAACAAGACCGGACACATCCTACTACCAAACTGCAGCGTCACCTTCaataaaaagacaaaaattaaatcAACAGCGTCATGGAGACGTAACAAGGGATTTTGGTGCGTCAATGGAACTGTAATAATATCTGGAATAAAATGAAACTAAGTGTAACTgtagacaaaaaaaaagtaaatttTGCGTGTAAATAAGCAAAGACACTTTAAGTACTGTTTTCTGTACGATTAGGTATTCTTTGTACATGGTTAAAATGTGTATAAATGTAAATGTAAATACGCGGGGATTTAAAAAGGTTCAGCTCACAAGAACGGCTTTGTACGACTATTTGGCATCCTTTGTTGAAAGACAAAACGGATAATGCTACGGAAGTTTATTCCCTTgaaacaattttacataaaTGCCGGtatatacttttctttttttttcctgtgatgaaaaatgatgcACATATATAATTACAAAATATACCCTGCCTCTACCCTCCTATGGAACATAATAAAAAGCCATAACCATTAGTTTTTCCCTTAATCGCGGTACTCGTTGAAGAAActctgatgaaaatttttccagttttgaATCCACTGAGTCCCTGGCGCCAAAAATGTTGTACGCACATGGTAAGTGCCAGGTTTTTGTCCAAATCCAGAACCGGGAACGGTACAAATACCTGTGGATTCTAATAAGGATGCGCAATAGAACTCATCAGGTTCGACGCCAAGGCGTTCACTTTCGCGAAAGGCTTTGTCAGGTAAAATAAGCCTTGGGAAGAGGTACATGGCACCTTGGGGGTTTTGACATTCAATACCTTCAAGTCCATTGAATGTCTCGTACAACAAGTTAGCTCTGGTGCGCATTTCATTAAAAATCTTCGACCTTTCCTGACGGTCTTGCTCATATGATTCATCACCAGGTTGAGGGGGGTTGACCATCAAATCGACTATAGCTTGTCCCGTGACAACAGAACAGATAGATATAGACATGAGTTTGAAAAGAGCATCCCTTATATCTTGAGAGAACCCTACGATTTCCATGTAGCCACCCCTTTGACCACATTCACCCATAAATCCCTTTGAAATGGAGTGCAAAGAGGCTAATTGGACgttatcaaattttcctGGATAACAGTGTTGCAGTTTTCTCAaaactttcttcattgaatgGAACTTGAAATCGTTGAAAACGTTTTCTTGATAGACCTCATCAGAAATAACTGCAATACCATACTTTGCGGCAATCAAGCAGATCCTGGCGATGGTTTCTTCAGTTAGAACGGCACCGGTGGGGTTACCTGGGTTGATAACGATCAATACCGATGGCCTAATGCCCTTTTCTAAGGCGTCCTGCAccactttttcaatttcgtCACTTTCAGTGGACCAGTTGCATTCCTCATCCAAGTAATATGGCAACACTTGCGCATTGAAAAGAGACGCGGATGCAGTGTACAAGGGATACTGAGGAATTGGAATCAGCAAACCCGTTCGGGTATCTTTACACAATAAAGATAGCAGGGAAGTGGCTGCGGATGAGGCACCAGTGGTTAAATAGATATCTTCCGGGGTGGCAGGTTCGCCACCGTCTCTCGCAGTAATGAAATCTGCAACTGTTTGCCTTATTCCTGGAACACCTTGGGAATGCGAATAGGCTCCGACGGAACCGCCAATATCCTTCAGTAAACATTCAGCTCTTTTCAAGGCATCCTTGGAAAATAAGTTCAAAGATGctaatttttcatgatCTACTTGTAGAATTTCCGGGTATTCTAATATGGATAAGACCTGTCTGGTGAAAGTCAAAGGCTTTTGATCCAGCTGTTGCGGATTACCAATGTTTGCGTTGATAATATCATCGAAGGGTAACAAAccaggattttttttcagttccTCTTTCAGCTCATCAGCTCTTGTGGGGATAGAGCCTCTCACGGCATACTCTGCCTTGGTGACGCTCCCATTCAAATCCTTTTTGGTGATCTTGGCGGCAGGCTTGAAGTCCAAATCTTTGGCGATAAACACACTTTTCAAGTCCTGCTGGTGTGTCATCGTCATGTGTTCTTACTATTATGTGCTGCCACTATGTAAATACAAAGTTACTGTGGTGGCTTTTTCCCTTGATTCTTATATCTTCTTTGCCTTTACTATTAACTCGCCAAGAGGTGAGAGGAAATATTGGGGTATTTACGAAATGGCTAAAGGGTATTATCACTCGCCAAACggccaaagaaaaacagagaagaaaattgccAACTTCAAGCAAACTCTATCCATTTACAGGCAGACAAAGGTATTTAAACGTTTGTATGTACTCAAAAAGCCAGGAAAAGACGCATTTACGTGTATAGAAACTGCGAGAGAGCCTCAGATGCACATCGCCTCTACGAGAAAATAACATGATTGACCCAAATTTGacgttcattttttctctgcCAGGAAAAAAAcccaggaaaaaaaaaaggttgggaaaaattttcttttaggTTTAGTGAAGCATTGATGACAGCGAACTTTATCAGCCAAAGTGGAGCGATTGGAGACGTAATAAGTGTATTAGCCGACAGAACAATGGCAGAAAGTATAAAGTTGGGAGCAATCCCTGTTGGACCCTTTGCAACTGAAGTGTGAAGCCATTTAAAGTGTATCGAACAATGGAAGGAATGGAGGTATGGGTGAGACCGCTTTTTAAATCCCGGTGAAGTAAAATACAGTTTATAGCCAGAGATTGTATTGTATATTGTAAAGTAtctgtatatatatgcgtATACATGTTGTGTAGGTGTGCGCGGACGGCGGATCTAAGTGAGTAAgtcttccaattcttcgGGTTCAAGTCCCTCACCGCTACATAGTAAATTTATAGTTGGACTGGCCGTGCCTTCCTTTAACCTCTTAGACAGTAACGGTGGTGCTGCACATGCT
This is a stretch of genomic DNA from Saccharomyces kudriavzevii IFO 1802 strain IFO1802 genome assembly, chromosome: 4. It encodes these proteins:
- the SKDI04G3350 gene encoding putative phosphotransferase (similar to Saccharomyces cerevisiae YDR109C; ancestral locus Anc_8.257), whose protein sequence is MYVKKLRRRMQIKTCHLEVSPSKKISLSTIPLKDPEVKFYVGVDVGTGSARACIIDQSGNMLSLAEKPIKREELRPNFITQSSREIWDAVCHCVKAVIQESRVDPDRVHGMGFDATCSLVVVSATDAKGVAVGPDFTKNDQNIILWMDHRAMKETEEINSSEDKCLKYVGGQMSVEMEIPKIKWLKNNLRSELFQDCKFFDLPDYLTFKATGKENRSFSSAVCKQGFLPAGVEGSNLGWSEEFLNTIGLSELIESDFEKLGGSLRHKKNFLSAGECIGSLDWKAARELGLTENCVVSSGLIDAYAGWVGTVAAKPESPIRGLAENEDNTYNYNGAIGRLAAVAGTSTCHILLSKDPIFVHGIWGPYRDVLARGFWAAEGGQSCTGVLLDHVIKIHPAYTELSQLTNAAGVSKFEYLNSMLETMVKKRNERSVISLARHLFFYGDYHGNRSPIADSNMRACIIGQSMDNSVEDLAITYLSACEFISQQTRQIVEVMLKSGHKIDAIFMSGGQCRNDLLTRLLADCSGLPIVIPRYIDGAVVFGSALLGAAASEAFDLAKGRRTLTTKKSSSAQEFFINSYPSPQNSAMRHQNLASDVTCSYNLPNSISSAPDTMNRHSSTISKQSRGDMSSEESSKGTLNTVALRSLEEKRYRGTGILWKVMQELTGDAKAVNPNKATHPDRILLDTKYQIFLDMAETQKRYRHMVDNLEESFSK
- the TRS85 gene encoding Trs85p (similar to Saccharomyces cerevisiae TRS85 (YDR108W); ancestral locus Anc_8.255) is translated as MVFSYEHYMNLLFHLDNSEEIVPPEIAKRIVSNAIAPVITVTSTPLFDKHIQETYNVDSLYMLLRFFGGCVSDRDQANEGKVGPNEHEVSDTSVSMESLSKNQNLGVPNALKKGSRSRSNSLFQRDSTQSQYIRFTRPLGDLIETRDTNDMLFNYHSLEVYLDNYLKLVTENTNETAPHDLLKKSIYHSFFSLAISSTNNLSPYETFNHPILSLIALDISNGEVYEDARDLLVNFKNLNHNTENFPIFMNTNEMLPVFLICYNDESQEEFEKCQALAKKLKKQLFVESIFLPLWKESFIDDENSSIKLHQPVMSSLEEILFFLQAPTQTTLSLPLINSIYDILDYLVYDLMIPFMKRKVSFWEETILQPRKSLFNGAKFFKKFMNKNPANGSHQHNSLTRDRQGNEYFSSSSSEFLMRKLADWSMMLSDFKTAYSTYESLMDDLDAFPKYLASCIEWCAVSLLMGAQSIVTVKMIKNDINPLIERALATYEKCSQIQRHKGKELSSSSVTEPVRSYETRCMILASELFLSLSDTWTSTPYAIQYLETILDECKLGPCSQIMIWERLSDCYNLRVDPRIKHRVGVMKKSFKETEDLRNGDEHYTDHFIEEDILSEGLTRRRKAAFFRLIAAKKWAEQKHWRQVSWCLKDIESTYSEIKFLHCNDSILSKLKSQLNLKDLDSAPGPTEKNPTTTSINFIE
- the ALT2 gene encoding alanine transaminase ALT2 (similar to Saccharomyces cerevisiae ALT2 (YDR111C) and ALT1 (YLR089C); ancestral locus Anc_8.263); amino-acid sequence: MTMTHQQDLKSVFIAKDLDFKPAAKITKKDLNGSVTKAEYAVRGSIPTRADELKEELKKNPGLLPFDDIINANIGNPQQLDQKPLTFTRQVLSILEYPEILQVDHEKLASLNLFSKDALKRAECLLKDIGGSVGAYSHSQGVPGIRQTVADFITARDGGEPATPEDIYLTTGASSAATSLLSLLCKDTRTGLLIPIPQYPLYTASASLFNAQVLPYYLDEECNWSTESDEIEKVVQDALEKGIRPSVLIVINPGNPTGAVLTEETIARICLIAAKYGIAVISDEVYQENVFNDFKFHSMKKVLRKLQHCYPGKFDNVQLASLHSISKGFMGECGQRGGYMEIVGFSQDIRDALFKLMSISICSVVTGQAIVDLMVNPPQPGDESYEQDRQERSKIFNEMRTRANLLYETFNGLEGIECQNPQGAMYLFPRLILPDKAFRESERLGVEPDEFYCASLLESTGICTVPGSGFGQKPGTYHVRTTFLAPGTQWIQNWKNFHQSFFNEYRD
- the TMN2 gene encoding Tmn2p (similar to Saccharomyces cerevisiae TMN2 (YDR107C) and EMP70 (YLR083C); ancestral locus Anc_8.254), translated to MKQSIWLALLSYIPVAKAFSLPGLSPTTYHSNDEIPLLVNRLTPSIYFQHQDENGNDISSDKEHFLYSYDYYNERFHFCRPEHVEKQPESLGSVIFGDRIYNSPFQLRMLEEKECVALCKGTIPGRDAEFINRLIISGFFQNWLVDGLPAARSVYDSRTKTNYYGTGFELGFTDVIQTVGDETVPNTMEEADMDASNAGATLHIRSPKNIRPNPVKTVELPYFVNHFEIVVEFHERGNDSYRIVGVTVNPVSIERSSPGSCSRTRKPLTLHEDRDNEVYFTYSVKFVASATVWATRWDKYLHIYDPQIQWFSLIGFSVIVILLSSAVIHSLLRALKSDLTRYNELNLNNEFHEDAGWKLSHGDVFRTPPKSMLLSVLVGSGIQLFLMIICSIFFAAFGLVSPISRGSLQTVMFLLYALFGFVGSYTSMGVYKFFHGPYWKANLIITPILLPGAILLLIVAMNIFLLFAHSSGVIPAKSLFFIIFLWFVVSIPLSFVGSVLAHKRCSWNEHPTKTNQIARQIPHQPWYLRTTQATMVAGIFSFGSIAVELYFIYSSLWFNKIFYMFGFLLFSFLLLTLTTSLITVLITYHSLCLENWLWQWRSFIIGGLGCSIYMFIHSILFTKFKLGGFITVVLYLGYSFIMSVLCCVVTGAIGFFSSMIFIRKIYYAVKVE
- the FOB1 gene encoding replication fork barrier binding protein FOB1 (similar to Saccharomyces cerevisiae FOB1 (YDR110W); ancestral locus Anc_8.262), producing MTNSRYNGALFDDGDDSLPSGSVTRKSSPQMRKTTSPRESREPLKDRLLILPSMGESYTAYVDSYLNLELLERGERETPIFLESLTRQLTQQIYELIKTKSLTADTLQQISDKYDGVVAENKLLFLQRQYYVDNEGNVRDGRNNDKIYCEPKHIYDMVMATHLMNKHLRGKTLHSFLFSHFANTSHAIIDWVQQFCSKCNKKGKIKPLKEYKRPDMYDKLLPMERIHIEVFEPFTGGAIEGKYPYVLLCRDYRSSFMWLLPLKSTKFKHLIPVISSLFLSFARVPIFVTSSTLDKDDLYDICEEIASKYGLCIGLGLKSSARFHTGGILCIQYALNSYKEECLADWGKCLRYGPYRFNRRRNKRTKRKPAQVLLSEVPGHNAKFETKRERVIENTYSRNMFKMAGGKGLIYLEDVNTFALANEAENNGNNNRNHPDNNFGNDDFEEEVQKQFDLTEQNYIDEYDDLAHDSSEGEFEPNTLTPEEKASHIVEEKRIGSTSETTDLDGNTKQEVDEPEEVNHNIEETDGTRQADPQVDQSVEITRPDTSYYQTAASPSIKRQKLNQQRHGDVTRDFGASMEL